AGAAGTTTTTATCAATACCCCGAATAAATTATTGGATGGTATCGAGGATCGGTTCAATACAGAAGGTAAGGCGTTGCTCGACGTTTGGATGAGTCACGGCGACAAGGTTCTTGAAGTTCCAGAAAGTTTTGAAGTCATCGCTTCTAGTGAAAATGCACCTATCGCGGCAATAGCTCATAAAGAAAAACCGTTCTATGGCATCCAATTCCACGCAGAAGTGACTCACACCAAGCAGGGCGGACGCATGTTGGAGCGCTTTGTCACAGAAATTTGTGGCTGTGAGCGTTTATGGACGGCGGAAAATATCATTGACGACGCTATTGAGCAAATCAAAGAACAGGTCGGTGATGATGAAGTTGTTTTAGGTTTATCCGGCGGCGTTGACTCATCAGTGACAGCCATGCTTTTGCACCGAGCAATCGGTAAAAATTTGACCTGTGTTTTTGTTGATAATGGTCTATTACGTTTAAACGAAGCTGATCAAGTGATGGCGATGTTTGGTGACAACTTTGGTTTAAACATTATTCGCATTGATGCTGAAGATCGTTTCTTAAATGAGCTAAAAGGCATCGATGAACCAGAAGCTAAACGCAAAATTATCGGCAAAGTGTTCGTTGATATTTTTGACGAAGAATCTAAGAAGTTAACCAATGCTAAGTGGTTGGCCCAAGGCACGATTTATCCTGACGTTATTGAGTCAGCAGGCGCCAAAACAGGCAAAGCTCATGTCATCAAGTCGCACCACAACGTCGGCGGCTTACCAGAAACCATGGAACTTAAGCTTGTTGAGCCTTTGCGTGAACTCTTCAAGGACGAAGTGCGCAAAATTGGTCTAGAGCTAGGCTTACCCTACGACATGCTATACCGCCACCCATTCCCAGGGCCCGGTCTAGGCGTTCGTATTCTCGGTGAAGTTAAGAAAGAGTACGCGGACTTATTACGTCGTGCGGACGCGATTTTTATCGAAGAATTGTACAAGCATGACTTGTACCATAAAACCAGTCAGTCGTTTACCGTATTCTTGCCAGTACGTTCTGTAGGCGTGATGGGTGATGGTCGTAAATATGACTATGTTGTCGCATTGCGAGCCGTAGAGACTATCGACTTTATGACTGCTCGTTGGGCTCACTTGCCGTATGAGTTCTTGGAGCATGTCTCCGGTCGTATTATTAACGAAGTTGATGGGATTTCACGAGTTACTTATGATATTTCGTCGAAGCCACCAGCTACTATTGAGTGGGAGTAAATTTATCTTTTTGGAATAATACTTCGTTAAAAGAGTGCTCGCTCGGTCATTTACTTTTTGTAAACTCCCTTCGCTGTGCGCTCTTTTGCCTTGTCTTCTACCAAAAATCTTAAATTTACAGATTTGCTTGCTAACAAATTCTTTCCATAATATATAACATTAAAATTGAAGGCAAAGTTGGTTCCCCTTTGGAGTTTGCCGAGAACGATAAAATTATAGGATATAGGATGGGTTAGCGACTAGCGTAATCCATCGCTTTAAATCATGATTGACTTCACTGATAAAGATCATCAATTTATGCAGCGAGCCTTTGAGTTAGCCGAAATGGCTAAGGAGAAGGGCGAGGTGCCTGTCGGTGCTGTTTTAGTGAAGGGTGATACAGTCATTGGAGAGGGCTTTAACCAGCCCATTTTGAGCAATGATCCGACGGCGCATGCTGAAGTGGTGGCTCTGCGCGAAGCTGGAAAAGTATTAGAGAATTATCGCCTGGTTGATACCACTTTGTATGTGACGCTTGAGCCTTGCGCTATGTGCGCCATGGCTTTGGTTCATGCTAGAGTGGCTCGCATCGTTTATGCTACAGATGATCCTCGCACTGGCGCTGGTGGGAGTGTGCTGAACATTCTTGAGCATGAGTCCTTCAATCATCATTGTGAGGTCGAGACTGGCTTGTTAAAAGAGCAATGTTCTGAGCAGTTAAAGGCTTTCTTTAAGGCTAAACGCGATAAAAAGCGCAGCAAATAACCAAATTATATTTGACAAACTTTCGATTTTTACTATATTCAAACACATGAGAACATTATTAATCGTTAAAAAACACAGCAAGAAGGCGCTAAAAAAACGCGTCCTATTATGCTGTGGGTGAATGAAACGATAGTAATTACGAATCAATGAAACCCGCACAGGACATCCTTTGCGGGTTTTTTTATGCCTAATGAAAACATTACATATTGAGGAATAGGAGAATGGCAACAAACAACTCTTGGCATTTGCTTAAGTTTGGGGGAACGAGCGTTTCCACTCGCCAAAACTGGGATAATATTGCGAGCATTATTAAGCGCAAACGTGCTAAAGGTAAGAAGGTGTTTGTTGTGCACTCGGCTGTCAGCACCGTTTCAAACCGACTTGAGGCATTGATCGAGCTGGCGCGACTGGGTGAATACCATACGGCTTATGAGGAGTTGATCAATCTTCATCAGCGTCTACTTGCTGAGATGGAGTTACCAAACGATTTACTGAATGATCGTTACAGTTATCTCAAACGATTAATAGATGGTATTCACTTGCTGGGTGAGGTTAGCGACAGAGTCCGAGCCCTAGTAATGGCACAGGGTGAGCTTTGGTCTACTACTATTGGGCAGACTTATCTTGGCAAGGTGTTTGACGAGTCGGTTGCTTGGCTTGATGCGCGGGACTACTTGTATGCTCGTGAAAGTCGAAATCTGGATTACCTCTGTGCGAGCTGTCATTTTGAGCCTGATCAATCATTGCTTGAAGCCGTTGAGCAGAACCCTGTAGTGATTACTCAAGGCTTTATAGCGAATACTCGTGATGATGAAACTGTTTTGCTAGGGCGGGGCGGGTCTGACACTTCAGCGGCTTATTTCGCGGCGAAAGTTGAAGCAGAGCGGTTAGAAATTTGGACTGATGTTCCAGGAATCTTCACGGCGAATCCAAACCAAGTTGCGAGCGCACGCTTGCTTAAACAGCTTAACTATGAAGAAGCCCAAGAGATGGCGTCAGCCGGCGCTAAGGTTTTGCATCCACGAGCTATCCGACCGGCTCAAATTAGCCAAATTCCAATTTATATTCGTTCCACCATAGACCCTGACATTGATGGTACCGTGATTAGCGGCATCGAAAATAGTTGGGGCATGGTCAAAGCGATTACGGCGAAAGAACAAATCACTTTAATTTCGATGGAAAGTCAGGGAATGTGGCAGCAAGCCGGGTTTTTGGCTGATATCTTTGCCATTTTTAAGCAACATAATGTATCGGTGGATTTGGTCTCAACGTCAGAAACCAATATTACAGTCAGCTTAGACAGCTTGACGCAAGTGGTGAATGATAGGCAGTTAAAAGGTTTGATTGAAGAGCTATCCGACATGTGTCGCGTTAAAGTGATGCAGAATTGTTCAGCTGTTTCTATTGTGGGTAAAAATGTACGTGCAATATTACATAAAATCGCGCCAGCATTTTCAATTTTTGAAACCTATAAAGTCTACCTATTGTCACAAGCTGCTTCTGATTTAAACCTAACCTTTGTGATTGATGATGAGCATAGTAGCAAAGTTATATCGGCGTTACATGAACTGTTAATCACCAATAATCCAAACAGTGAAATATTAGGGCCGACGGCCAAAGAATTAAAGCAAACCGACAGCTCGGTTGAGACTAGGAAGTGGTGGCTGGACAAACGAGACACGATAGAGATGTGCCTGTCAGAGCGTGATAGTGCTTATATCTATCACTTAGACTCGATTAAAGACAATATTCAAAACTTACAAAGTATCAGCGCTATTGATCGTATTTTCTTTGCCGTTAAGTCCAATAATAATCGAGATGTATTACAGACCGCTTATAACGCTGGAATCGGCTTTGAGACCGTTTCAAGCGGTGAGGTGAATCATATATTGGAGTTATTTCCCAGTATTGATAAATCACGAATATTCTTTACACCAAATTTTGCCGATAAGCGAGAGTACGATGAAATATTGCAAAAAGGGATTCGTCTGACACTAGATAGTACTTACCCGTTAAAACACTGGCCAGAAATTTTTGAAGGGAAAGAAATCTTTTTACGGGTCGATCCAAATATCGGTAAGGGCCACCATGAAAACGTTAGAACGGCTGGAGCAACGTCTAAATTCGGGATTCCCATCTACGAGCTAGAAGAGCTTGCCCCCATTATTGAGCACCATAATATCGATATTGTTGGACTGCATGCTCACGCAGGAAGTGGCATTTTAACCAATGAGCACTGGGCAGAGCATGCTCGATTATTAGCTGAGACGGCTTCTCTTTTTCCACGAGTGAAGTATTTAAACTTGGGGGGTGGCTTTGGCATTAAAGAACGCGCACAACAAACCGAGTTAACCATGGGGCAAATTGACCAAAGTTTACAGGTTGTTAAAGCTGAGTTTCCACAGTATCAACTTTGGATTGAACCAGGTCGTTATATTTCGGCGAATACGGGTGTGTTGGTTTCAAAGGTTACTCAAGTGAAGCAGAAACAAAACTACTATTATGTTGGTTTGAACACGGGTATGAACTCGCTCATGCGTCCAGCGCTTTATGGTTCGTTCCACAACATCGTTAATCTTACTCGCTTGGATGCTGAAAAAGAACATTTAGCGACCATTGTCGGGCCGATTTGTGAGAGTACGGATAAGCTGGGTGTTGAAATTCCCTTCCCTGAAACCTTTGAAGGGGACTTGATACTGATTGAAAATGCTGGCGCTTACGGACGTGTGATGGCGACTCAATATAATATGCGTCAGCCAGCAGAAGAGGTGTGTATTTAAGTTAAGTCTGTAATAGAGCCATTCCGCGTTTGGGAATGGCTACTAACACATTACAGAATGTGGTACTTCACTTTAATTTTTGAAGCGTCCTGATTTAAACCTTTCCACATTAAACAGTAGGTTTGCTTAATGGGAGCTTCAAAAGATTGTTTTATAGAGGATACGTTGTGAGGCTCAATGGGGTAGCTGACTTTTTCTCCTTCATGGAAATGAAGGTTAAACTCCACGTCATGGTTTGATTGAAAATCAAAGCTTAAGGTTTGCCCAGCGTCCATTTCTGGGCAAATCTCTCCAATCTCATTCTGATGAGTCGTCACGAGGATAAAATGCTTGTTACTTGAGTCATCGGCTACTAACGGTAATGAGCTTGCCAATAGAGTGAGACTGCCTAAAAATAGTGTTTTCATCATATCCCCATTTCAGTTTAGTTTTGTCTTACAGTGATTTAAGCTGTTGACGTTGTTCCTCAACTTTTTTCAAGGTTGATTCAACTTCGGCAAGCTTCCCTCGCTCCTTTTCAACAACTGCCTCTGGAGCTTTATCGGTAAAGTTAGGGTTGTTTAGTTTACCCGCAATGCGCTGTAATTCTTTTTCCAACTTATCGGCTTCTTTATCCAGTCGAGCAAGTTCTTGTTCAACGTCAATAAGTCCAGCCATTGGAATCAAAATTTCCATGTCACCCGCCAAAGCAGTCGCTGACATTGGGGCTTCATCTCCGGCCTCTAACCACTGAATAGATTCCAACTTGGCGAGTTTTGACAAGAAAGTTTTGTTGTCATTGAGGCGCGTTTTGTCTTGGTCGGAGCCATTTCTAAACAATACGCTAAGCGGCTTACCCGGCGCTATGTTCATTTCGCCACGGATATTACGAACGCCAACGATGACTTTTTTCAGCCATTCAATATCTTGCTCTGAATTTGTGTCTATCTGGCTTGCGTCAGCTTGTGGGAAGTCTTGGAGCATGATGCTAGGTCGATCTTCAGTTTTTGTGCCAGCCAGCTGAGACACTTTCTGCCAGATTTCTTCAGTAATAAAGGGCATGAAAGGGTGTAACAAGCGCATCAGCGATTCAAGCACGGTAACCAGTGTATGGCGAGTACCACGCTTTGCTGCTTCTGAATATTCGTCACTATAAAGTACTGGCTTAGAAAGCTCTAAATACCAGTCACAGTAAGTGTTCCAAGTGAATTCATAGAGGGCATTAGATGCTAAGTCAAAACGATAAGTCTCAACGGCTTTTTCAAACTCCGTAATGGTTTTTTGAAACTCGCTCTTAATCCAGCGATCGGCGAGACTAAGCTCCATGTCGTTATTGTTTAGCCCCGTGTCCTGATCTTCCGTGTTCATTAGGACGTAGCGTGCTGCATTCCAAATTTTGTTACAGAAGTTTCGGTAGCCCTCAACACGATTTAAATCGAAGTTAATGTCACGGGATGTAGAAGCCATGGCGCAGAAAGTAAAGCGCATCGCATCCGTACCATAGGCTTCGATACCGTCAGGGAATTGCTTGCGCGTACGCTTCGCAATTTTCTCGGCAGCTTTCGGGTTCATCATGCCGGTCGTACGTTTTTCGACTAAGGCGTCTAGCTCGATGCCATCAATAATGTCGATTGGATCGAGAACGTTACCTTTCGACTTAGACATTTTTTGACCTTGTTCGTCACGAATGAGGCCTGTAATGTAAATCTCTTTGAAAGGAATCTTGCCAGTAAACTTTAAGCCCATCATGATCATTCTGGCGACCCAGAAGAAAATAATGTCAAAACCGGTTACTAGAACACTGGTCGGTAAAAAGGTTTCTAGTTCTGGTGTTTTCTCGGGCCAGCCTAATGTCGCAAAAGGCCAAAGCGCTGAAGAGAACCAGGTGTCCAAAACATCTTCATCACGACGTAATTCAATGTCGCCCAAGTTGTACTTTTCACGAACCTCTTCTTCAGTGCGGCCGACATAAACGTCGCCTTTGTTGTCGTACCATGCTGGAATTTGATGTCCCCACCAAAGCTGGCGGCTAATACACCAGTCTTGAATGTTTTCCATCCAGTGATAGTAAGTATTTGACCAGTTTTCTGGCACGAATTTTATGTCGCCATCTTTTACTGCTTTTAACGCTGGCTCAGCCAGTGGCGCAATTTTTACATACCATTGAGGCGTAAGATACGGTTCGATAACAACGCCACTACGGTCACCCTTAGGAACTTTAAGCTTATGAGGTTCAATTTTTTCCATTAAGCCCAACGCTTCAAAGTCTTCAATGATTTTCTTACGGGCTTCATAGCGATCTAAGCCACGATAAGCTTCAGGAGCATTGTCATTGATGTGGGCTGTTGGCGTTAAAATATTGATCAGTTCTAAGTCATGACGTTGACCCATTTCGTAGTCATTAAAGTCATGGGCGGGAGTGATTTTAACGCAGCCACTACCAAAATCTTTTTCGACGTAATCATCAGCGATGATAGGGATTTGGCGACCAGTCAAGGGTAAGTCGATGGTCTTGCCAATTAAACCTTGATAGCGCTCATCTTCAGGGTGTACGGCAACCGCGCTGTCTCCCAGCATGGTTTCTGGACGAGTGGTGGCGATAATCACATGGCCAGAGCCATCGCTCAGCGGATAGCGCATGTGCCATAAGTGACCATCTTCTTCATGCGACTCAACTTCGAGATCCGATACCGCTGTTAGAAGTTTAGGGTCCCAGTTGACCAGTCGGTCACCACGATAAATGAGGCCTTCATCATAAAGTTGGACAAAGGTTTCTAACACGGCTTCGGATAAATCATCATCCATGGTAAAAGCTTCGCGTGACCAGTCACAAGAATCGCCCATGCGGCGCATTTGCTTGGTGATGGTGCCGCCAGAATGTTCTTTCCACTCCCAAACCTTATCAACAAAGGCTTCTCGCCCAAGGTCGTGTCGGCTCTTACCTTCGCGATCGAGTAAGCGTTCAACCACCATCTGGGTGGCGATACCGGCATGGTCTGAGCCTGGCTGCCAAAGAGTATTCTCACCCTTCATCCGGTGGTAACGAGTCAAAGCATCCATGATCGTATGCTGAAAAGCGTGCCCCATGTGCAAACTACCGGTGACATTCGGCGGTGGGATCATGATGCAGTAACTGTCATCATTGCCTTCTGCTCCGCCTTTTGGTGAGAAATAGTCGTTATCTTCCCACTTCTTGTAGGTTTCTTGCTCGATTGCTTGCGGGTTATATGCTTTATCCATGGTTATGTCGTGGTTTCTGCAGTTTTAGTAACAAAGCCTTGAATTATAACGCTTGTGAGCGAGATATCTATATTTCGAGGATATTTATTCTTTAAACAGTGCTACAAAACACCGTTACTCGTATCGGTAGTCCCTTTTGATTGAAAGTGAGCGCTGTAAGTTACTGATTAACAATAACTTTAAACCGTTTCTTTTTGTTCGGGCTTTTTTCCAGTGTAAACGAAGGAGGGCGGTAGGTTTAGCGGTACCCAGTTAGTTTTTAGGTGGGGAAAGTATTCTTTAATCAGCGACTTGTCGCTCAACCAATATTGGTACTGTAAAAATACCCCATTTGGCTTAAGTACCGAGCGGATATGCGTTAAAAGTTCATGCTTCATTTCAAGCGGGAATAAGGCGAGCGGAAGGCAAGAAACGAGGCAGTCAACGCTGTTAATTGCAAAGTCTTCGACAATATCGAGAGCCGAGCTGTGCTTGAGGCTGAACCTTGGGTGCTCAATTTTATTGAGTAAAGGCAATAGCTCTTCTGAAATCTCATAGGCTGTGAGGTGCGCCTTTTGCGGCATATATTTCAACAATTCTTTGGTAATAATGCCATCTCCAGCACCCAGTTCAATGATGGTTTGGGCATCTGATGGAATTTGCTTTGCTAGGTTGCGAGCCAAGAATTTAGAGCTACGGGCTATGCTGCCTGTACTTTTTAAGTTTTTTAATGCGTAGCGGGTAAAGCCCTTCATGCGGTTCCTAGTAGTAAATAGTGAGTCGTAATATGTTATGTAGTGTGACGTTTTTATGATCTTATTACCATAAGAAATATCACTCTTAATCGATTATTACAAACCTTATGTTGTCTTTATTTCTTTTGGTTCTTTAGCCGCGAGTGACTCTCGTTCATTTTTTATGCACTCGTTAATGACTTCTTCATACAGAACGAGATGTTTCTTGGGCAGTAACCAGCGAAGCCATTTGGAATGTTTTTGGTAGAGATCTGAGTTAACCATCTCTTCAACGCTATCGAACTGATGGGTTTCGCCATTAATTTTAATTTCAGGTTTGAGTAAGCTTTGTCTGATTTTTTCTTTCGCTTCTTCATCGCTGATATTCGTATCAAAGAGTTTGCCTTTGTGTTTTTCTTTCAGCTTACTGAAACTGTTTGGCCTTAAGTCAAAATAGATCTTAAGCGCAATCATAACCAAGGCGACGCCGAGCGTATTTTCGAACAGGGTTGCGATAAAACCACCAGCGATGATCGCGATATGCAGCACAATGATTCGCTTGTAAGGCCTAAACATTTCAGCCGGAATAGAATCGAACTCACGATTTCGGTAAGCCAGGATAAACTCGACGAGGTGCGCAATCAGCATCGCAAAGATGGTCAGTTGAATCCCTTGCTGCGACAGCATAAAGCCTGTGACGTTAAAAATATTGCCGCTCATGGCAGCGTTAGCGCCTAGGAGTTGTTCATCGAAGAAGCTGGCTACAAAGCTACCGTGGCCGAAAGTAAAAAAGCCATAGTGAACACAGAAAAAAGCTGCCATGAAAAGCCCGCCAAACCGAAACATAGGCGGTGTATCAGGACGAATGGTCATACGGCAAAAAGTAAAAATACCAATAATGATATTCTCAAACCAGTAAAGGAAGATGATATCGAATGCGCTCCAGTAACCCAGCAAAACGCCAATCAGTGGAACAATGTTTGCTAAAGCAACCGCAATTTTGCCTTTACTGAGTTTAGCGTTGTTACTTTGCTCTAGCTCCATGCTTAGTACTTTTTATGATCGAGAGGATAGCCTCTTCCACGATAGAACTTATAGCGTTCGCGTGCAGACGCTTTATCGGCTTCTTCATTCGGCACAATTTCGAAGCATTTAAGGAAGTAGCTAAAGAACGGCTGTACCTCGCCACTTAAATTGATTAAGCAGTCATGCTGATTTTCAGGAGGCTTTTGCTCAGAAGTGGCGTAGCCGATTTGAACCGGCGGGGGTCTGTTAGGCCCTTCTCCAACAATGTTATGAGGAACAAAGTCATCAAGTTCTTGCGTCCATAACCATTCGTCAACAGCATGCGCCTGCTCTTCATCTTTAGCGTGGATGTAGACTTTACGTCCTTGTTTGTACAAACTCTGGACGCATTTACCAATCAGGCGCAGATAAGCTTCTACGCCTGATTGACTTTCCAGTAAGTGAAAACCTACTTGGGTCATGAGCTTAACCTTACTTAGAACGGTTAATCACGATTTGTGATAGCAATGGTACTGGGCGGCCCGTTGCACCTTTTTCAGCGCCAGACTTCCAAGCCGTACCTGCGATATCGATATGTGCCCAGCGGTATTTCTTAGTGAACTTCGACAGGAAGCAACCCGCGGTAATACTGCCAGCTGGCATGCCACCAAGGTTGGTGAAGTCGGCAACGTTACTCTTAAGTTGCTCGTGATACTCGTCCCAAATGGGTAAACGCCAAACGCGGTCAGTTGCCATCTCGCTAGCGGTTTCAATTTCGTTCGCCAAGGCATTGTTGTTGCTCATGACGCCAGAAGCTTCGTGACCCAGTGCGACGATAACAGCACCGGTTAAGGTTGCTACGTCAATCACAATCTCAGGATCGTACTTATCGATGTAAGTTAAAGCATCACAAAGTACTAAACGGCCTTCGGCATCGGTGTTTAAGATTTCGATGGTTTGACCTGATAAAGACGTTACCACATCACCCGGACGACTGGCTTTTCCACTAGGCATATTTTCAGCTGCAGCAACGACACCAATGACATTGATCGGTAAGCCCATTTCAGCAACCGATTTGATTAGGCCAAACACCGAGGCTGCACCGCCCATGTCGAACTTCATTTCGTCCATCTTGGCGCCAGGTTTTAAAGAGATACCGCCCGTATCGAAGGTAATACCTTTGCCCACGAATACGAGAGGCTTATCACCTTTTGTACCGCCGTTGTATTCCATGCAAATTAATTTGCCAGGTTCATCCGAGCCTTGTGAAACCGAGACAAATGCGCCGGCGCCCATCTCTTTTAATTCAGACTCATCAAGGATGTTTGTAGTGATGCTCGAATATTCTTTCGCCAACTCTTCAGCCTTATTCGCCAAGTAAGTTGGGTTACAGATGTTACCCGGTAGGTTCGCTAGATCACGCGTTAGGGCTTGGCCTGCTGTAATCGAGCATGCATGCTTAATCGCTTTTTCACCTTCCGGTAAATCCCCGCGAGACTCAATGAACAGGGTCATCTTGCGCAGTGGACGACGCGTTTCAGGCTTTTCACTTTTCAGTTGATCGAAAACGTATAAACTATCATTCGCTGCTTCTACCGCGAAGCGCACTTTCGAGTAAAGTTCTTGGCCTTTAACATTTAATAGAGGTAGTGAGTTGATCGCATCAGTCGCGCCCGTTTCGTTAAGTAACTTGATGACCTTACCGCAAATTTTCTTATATTTGATGGCATCAAACTCGCGTTCTTTACCACAGCCAACCAACAAAACTCGGTCACAGCTTGTGCCTGGAACGCTATGAAGTAACAAAGTTTGTCCGAACTTACCTTCCATATCGCCACGCTTGACGATAGCGTTGATATAGCCTTCGCTAATGTCATCAATCTGCTGTGCTGGAGCAGACAGTTTACGAGATTCAAATACACCTACGATTAAGCAACCTGTTTTTTGTTTTTCTGGGCTACCACTCTTTACAAAGAATTCCATAGATCACCTGCAAATTGTTAATTTTCGTTTATAATGCCGGTATTGGCATAAACCGTGCCCATAGTTTAACTGATATTGCCATAAATACCAGTTTCTGGGCAGTCAACAGACTGAGAAAACCTTGATACTAAGTCGTTACTTAAACCGCGAAGTCTTTACCAGTACGCTCGCCATTTTGGGCGTGTTATTTGCTATTTTTATTAGCCAGCGCATTGTTAAGTATTTAGCCCAAGCGGCATCTGGCGACATTACGGGCACCATGGTTTGGCAAATGGTTTTGTTGTATTCACCAGTACTGCTTGGTTTTTTGTTGCCTCTCGCTTTTTTCTTAGGCTGCCTACTGGCCTTTAGTCGCTTGTATGTGGATAGCGAAATGGCGGTGCTGCGCTCAGTGGGTGTCAGTGAGCGAAAGTTAATCAGTTTGTTAATTCCTATTGCCGTTATTGTGTCGCTTATCGGTGGTGCTGTAGCGTTGTGGTTGGCGCCAGTAGCGAATGAAACCACCTATCAAATACGAGACGAACACGCGAGTAAGCTAGAGCTGAGCATGCTTGAACCGGGTCGCTTTCAAATTTTTCAGGAAGGCGAAGGCGTGGTTTATGCGGACTCATCAGACAGCCCGAGTCATTTGGGTAATTTCTTCTTAGCGGAGTTGCCAGCAGAAAACAGCCCTTACACGCGAATCATTTCAGCTAAATCTGCTGAGCGTTACTATGATGAAGCTTTGGATAAAAACTTTCTTCAGCTCAATGATGGCCTGGTGTATGAACTGGATGCTGATAAAAATGTTCGTAAGATTACCGAGTTTGAACATTATTACGCGAGATTGGAAGCTGAGCGCTCGATTACGTCCCGTCGCAAAATCTCTGCAACACCGACCATGGAGTTGATTGAAACGGCTGACGGAAGCAGTTGGGCAGAACTTCATTGGCGACTGGCTGTACCTTTATCAGTGCCATTCTTATTATTCTTAGCGATTCCTTTGAGTCGGGTTAGGCCTCGAGAGGGCAAGTTTGCAAAAATGCTGCCTGCGCTGATGGTATATATTGGTTACATCGTTCTGATTGTTGTGTTTAGGAAATGGGTAGAGGCTGAAAAAATCCCTGGCTGGCTTGGATTTATTCCTATTTATATTGTGATGGGGCTGCTCGCCGCTCGCCTCCTTTATGCGCATGGCCGTGCAAACACTAAAAATACTGGCACACCTTCTGCCGAAGGCGGTGACTCATGAATATCTTAAAGTTTTATATTGGCAAAACCATCTTAGCGACGTCTTTGATGACGTTGTTAACTTTGGCGGTTATTCGTGTACTGTTTGCGTTGATTGATGAGAGTGGGGATTTCGATAAAGGGACTTACGCCTTTATCGATGGCTTGTCGTATTCGTTATTGCTGTCGCCACAGTATATTTATGAATTTTTCCCGATGGCGATTTTAATTGGTTCGATCGCTGGCTTAGGTATTTTAGCTTCTCGAAGCGAGCTGACGGTGATGCGAGCAGCCGGAAAAACCACTTGGCAAATTATTGGTGCAGCCTTGTCTTATGGTTTAATTCTGATCACATTCTCGGTTTTTCTCGGAGAATACGTTGCGCCTAAAACCACATTAATGGCGGAAAATCTTCGCAATAGAGCCTTGTATGGTGAGCAGTTCGTCGATAGTAATCAAGGTTTGTGGCTCAAAGATGGCGCGAATATGGTGCATGTGGGTGAGGTCATAGGCGCCTCTCGCTTGAGTGATGTTACCGTGTATGAATTCAATCGAGATAATGAGCTGACAAAAATGATTCATGCCAAGTCAGCGGAACTGATTGGCAATTCTTGGTCGTTGAGACAAGGTATCGTGACGCAGCTCGGAGCTACTCCGAGTGAAACGAATATTGGGAATAATAGTGACCAGCGTTTTGATAAAGTTGAGCGCTTACCGTTTACGGAAAAAGAGTGGCAAACCGGTATTAGTCTGGATAATTTGTCGGCCCTCAGCGTTGACCCAGAAAACATGAATATCGTTAATCTTTATCAATATCGTAGCTATTTGGCGAGCAATGGACTTGATACCAAAAATTACGACTT
The Kangiella marina DNA segment above includes these coding regions:
- a CDS encoding bifunctional aspartate kinase/diaminopimelate decarboxylase, which translates into the protein MATNNSWHLLKFGGTSVSTRQNWDNIASIIKRKRAKGKKVFVVHSAVSTVSNRLEALIELARLGEYHTAYEELINLHQRLLAEMELPNDLLNDRYSYLKRLIDGIHLLGEVSDRVRALVMAQGELWSTTIGQTYLGKVFDESVAWLDARDYLYARESRNLDYLCASCHFEPDQSLLEAVEQNPVVITQGFIANTRDDETVLLGRGGSDTSAAYFAAKVEAERLEIWTDVPGIFTANPNQVASARLLKQLNYEEAQEMASAGAKVLHPRAIRPAQISQIPIYIRSTIDPDIDGTVISGIENSWGMVKAITAKEQITLISMESQGMWQQAGFLADIFAIFKQHNVSVDLVSTSETNITVSLDSLTQVVNDRQLKGLIEELSDMCRVKVMQNCSAVSIVGKNVRAILHKIAPAFSIFETYKVYLLSQAASDLNLTFVIDDEHSSKVISALHELLITNNPNSEILGPTAKELKQTDSSVETRKWWLDKRDTIEMCLSERDSAYIYHLDSIKDNIQNLQSISAIDRIFFAVKSNNNRDVLQTAYNAGIGFETVSSGEVNHILELFPSIDKSRIFFTPNFADKREYDEILQKGIRLTLDSTYPLKHWPEIFEGKEIFLRVDPNIGKGHHENVRTAGATSKFGIPIYELEELAPIIEHHNIDIVGLHAHAGSGILTNEHWAEHARLLAETASLFPRVKYLNLGGGFGIKERAQQTELTMGQIDQSLQVVKAEFPQYQLWIEPGRYISANTGVLVSKVTQVKQKQNYYYVGLNTGMNSLMRPALYGSFHNIVNLTRLDAEKEHLATIVGPICESTDKLGVEIPFPETFEGDLILIENAGAYGRVMATQYNMRQPAEEVCI
- the tadA gene encoding tRNA adenosine(34) deaminase TadA produces the protein MIDFTDKDHQFMQRAFELAEMAKEKGEVPVGAVLVKGDTVIGEGFNQPILSNDPTAHAEVVALREAGKVLENYRLVDTTLYVTLEPCAMCAMALVHARVARIVYATDDPRTGAGGSVLNILEHESFNHHCEVETGLLKEQCSEQLKAFFKAKRDKKRSK
- the guaA gene encoding glutamine-hydrolyzing GMP synthase, with the protein product MQTDIHDHRILILDFGSQYTQLIARRVREIGVYCELVPFDVSDDYIREFNPQGIILSGSPESVSGEGTPRAPELVFELGIPVLGICYGMQTMAYQFGGKVGGSEKREFGYAEVFINTPNKLLDGIEDRFNTEGKALLDVWMSHGDKVLEVPESFEVIASSENAPIAAIAHKEKPFYGIQFHAEVTHTKQGGRMLERFVTEICGCERLWTAENIIDDAIEQIKEQVGDDEVVLGLSGGVDSSVTAMLLHRAIGKNLTCVFVDNGLLRLNEADQVMAMFGDNFGLNIIRIDAEDRFLNELKGIDEPEAKRKIIGKVFVDIFDEESKKLTNAKWLAQGTIYPDVIESAGAKTGKAHVIKSHHNVGGLPETMELKLVEPLRELFKDEVRKIGLELGLPYDMLYRHPFPGPGLGVRILGEVKKEYADLLRRADAIFIEELYKHDLYHKTSQSFTVFLPVRSVGVMGDGRKYDYVVALRAVETIDFMTARWAHLPYEFLEHVSGRIINEVDGISRVTYDISSKPPATIEWE